The following are encoded together in the Corticium candelabrum chromosome 1, ooCorCand1.1, whole genome shotgun sequence genome:
- the LOC134191333 gene encoding uncharacterized protein LOC134191333 → MTWVSTKIVYAWRINPVTSLDCVVEFNAIMFRQFVHFCGRHPYLTALCVAGVACGTAFVTVYSHSAEARPVDAAVLERTENGRAETLDDEKEDETVESEEVGGEGDKETALRMFYLSQMQNRESSSEGEDSDVEEPTNFTIGSDAITNRDTLHTQPNYFPTTGSGSGSGRITLPPVPDTVNVMTSRVIHQTAAIRDETKLIETVEEKESHTS, encoded by the exons ATGACGTGGGTAAGTACGAAAATTGTGTACGCGTGGCGCATAAACCCAGTGACGTCATTAGATTGTGTGGTTGAATTTAATGCAATCATGTTTCGACAGTTTGTACACTTTTGTGGTCGTCATCCGTACTTGACTGCGTTGTGCGTTGCTGGAGTCGCTTGCGGGACTGCGTTTGTCACCGTTTACTCGCATTCCGCGGAGGCTCGTCCTGTTGACGCTGCGGTGTTGGAGAGGACGGAGAATGGTCGAGCAGAGACGTTGGATGATGAAAAGGAAGACGAAACGGTGGAAAGTGAGGAGGTTGGAGGTGAAGGTGACAAAGAAACGGCGCTGAGAATG TTCTACTTGTCTCAAATGCAAAACCGTGAATCCAGCAGTGAAGGAGAAGACTCCGATGTTGAAGAGCCAACGAACTTTACTATTGGATCTGATGCTATTACTAACAGAGACACTTTGCATACACAACCAAATTACTTTCCTACTACAGGCTCGGGTTCGGGCAGTGGGCGAATCACATTGCCACCAGTGCCTGACACTGTGAATGTGATGACCAGCAGAGTCATACACCAGACTGCAGCGATACGTGATGAAACTAAACTGATAGAAACAGTTGAAGAAAAAGAAAGTCACACCAGCTGA